In the genome of Hevea brasiliensis isolate MT/VB/25A 57/8 chromosome 14, ASM3005281v1, whole genome shotgun sequence, the window TATCTGCAGATTCAATTTGTATTAAAATTTAGTTTAAAAGAAACTGAAGAGTAGTAATGCTTAGTTCGGTTGCTGAGAAAATGAAGGAATGGAAaggaaaatttgattttaaaaaaatatatatattatggaTTATTAATGTCTGACACCACAGTTTACAGCTTTAAGgtgatttaaaattgaaaatgacAATAGCGGGAACAAAAAGAATTTGAattaaaggaaaatttttaaaattttgaaaacccAAAGGTCCAGAAACGTAAGGAAACATTTTCTGAGCAACCAAACAGGGACGAGGAAGGAATTTTACAAAGGAAAAAGATTAGAAGGCATAGATTTTGATACCTGAAAGCGTCGAAATCATACCAATGAGGGGAATCGGATCCTCTGGAGTTAGTGAGCGTGAAAACAGCAGAGGTGAGAGAGAAGCAAAAAGTAGCGAGTCGGAACACCAGAATCAGTGAGTTGAATCGTTTGAGCTTCTGTACGGATACAGTGGAATGGAAGTGTGGAGGCGGGATCCGCGGGTGGGGCGACGGGGTCTCGCCGTTACGGAGGGGCTGCGGAGACAGCATGATCCTTGATGATGGTGGTGATGGTAAATTTGAGCAGAAAATAGAAGCAAAACAGAGAAAAAGGATTACTCATGAGATGAAAAGAGAAGAAAGGGTAGAGAGCGAAGAAGGTAGAGTTGGAGTCACGGGACATAGCAAGAGTTTCATATGGGATTTGTGAGAAAGcggaaggaaagaaagagaaaaggtgaAGGAAGGAAACGTGAAGGAAggtgggaaaagaaagaaagaaagaaagaaagaaagaaagaatgtGCGTGGTGTTGGTGAGAGaatagatgattagaaagggtgtGTTTGGTTAGAGAGAAAATAGAAGCAGCAGCAATGATGGGGTTTAACTACTAAACCATCTTTCCCTTCTctgtccttcttcttcttcttcctttcctttccATTCCTTTTTCTGCTCTTTTTATCAAAATCCTTGCTGCTTTCTGGCTTTGCTTTGCTTTTTATCCGCTGCCAAGCAATTGTACACTCACGCGCTTCTGTCAAGTGTGAGCGTATATTGTGCCTTTCTGCCACAACGAATTGCCAAATTCCACTTCACCCTGCGATCGTTTGCTTTACAGCCTTGTGTCAATTGAACAAATTCTTATTTATTTAAGAAAATTTGggttaatttctttaaaattttttttatttggacttaaaataaagaaaaaattaaaaaaaaatgaaagaaaagaaataaaaattttaactcaaaatatttttttttcaaattattaaggaataaaaaaaataattattaaaatatttaaatattcctctaataattatttttttaagagagaaattaaatttattttatattttaataatttatttaaataatattaaataaattaaaaaaaatttttcctCCTTAATTTCTCTTTATTTTCCTGTTAAAGGATACAAACAAATGGTTAAAAAATACAACCCAAGCCTCTGAATGAAAAACAAACCGAGATGTAGCTAAAGACCCAACTCGAATACAATGACCCAACAGCATAACGTTACTTACACTCTTGCTATGCTATTCACCGGTTAAGTTTGAGCATTtgatttaaattgaattaaattaaattaaattatcacaattaaattattatattttaaaaattaaattaaaataaataaaaaattaaatcgattcaaagtgctttattttgattatattcgATTCAAATCGATcgttttgagttttgatgaattttttaatttatacttaatttttatgttatttgatatgattttaattttgatctgaatctaataattttaattaataaaattaaataatttatatatataattatatataattaataaattttatataaaaataaattaatttaaaaattaataaaataatttgatttaattctgttcaattaatttttttttttaaaaatcaaatcaaattaaaataatcacaatttttaatatttaaaatcaaatcgaatcaaattattttaaaaattaaattaaattattaaattaaaataaattaatttgatttatttggtTCGGTCATCGTCTCTTTTGAACGAGGCTATCAATTCAGACCCTAAAAATAATGAAACAGCAGGCTATCACATAAAGTCATCGAGAAAGGAGGTGGTAGAACTCTTTAAGGCTCACTTATGCCTTTTGAGCTGGCATAAACAATAATATTGAATTTCATTAATCAAAATTTCATCATTaacaaaaataactaataaaatattgTAAAAATGAATAATTgacataatttaattaaaaaaaaaagctgtTTAATATTCTAaaagaattaaaatatttaaattataattaaagagttttaggtattaAAAGTCACGCTCTACGACATTCAAGTGGATATGGCATATGTGGTTGCAGTGGGTGGGTAGGTTTGTATTGTTTTCTCGTCTCCTTCGGTTGTTGCTGTGCAAGTGTGAATTTGGATTACGCTTGTTTAGGGGGCAGTCCTTTTTTTAAGCATTGTTTGGTTGGGGGAAATGTAGAGTTCGGACGGGAGAAATGGGGAGaaggggcaaaaaaaaaaaaaaaaaaattcttccctgctcaaatttattttatgttgtaaAAATCTATCAAACATTATAACTAGAattattttctcttcattttctctGCACAATTAAGGATTCAAACCAGGGTAAGAGTTTTTTCTCCTCAAAAGGCCCctactttccttttcttctttacttTTTGGCTTCCAATCTCTTTCACAATTActcttttaaatccatcaaattaTTAGGGGAAAAGCAACTAATGgtcttttctatttttattttgagacaagttaatattttattattgagttttatgttattaatattttaaaatttttatcctgATGAGTAATCCTAATAAGACTAGATAAGTATATTtctcaaaaagaaaaaaattatatttattttttaatataaattaaagcttcaaaaaataaaattttaaaaccatTAAAATTCATATGAAAGGATAAAATTCTCTCTTTAAATGTTACTTTCCAAGTGCGCCTACCATTAGTGTAATGTGTTTCATAAAGTGGTAGAATATGTGCTTAAATCACACATTTATAGACTTCAACTGAGAAGCCACTTTGAGGGCTCAATACAAAATCTATTATTGCAGATACCCAAATAGTATATAAATGAACAAGACCAAAACCTAAGAAAATTTCTGTAAACTCCAAAGATGAATATTGTTTCTGCCACGTCGTCGTCGTCGACTTGTCATCATCATTGTTGCCAATAATGACTCAGTTCTTTGATTCATCCTGATCATAGTATAGCAGTCTAGTTGCAGAATgatgaaaattttcagttttgttcTTTATGTGAGcaaaattgaagaagaagaagaatacctATTATTTAAAACTCTTTCAAGTTTTGAGGAAACCAATTTAGGTTCATTCAAGTTCATACTAACACTTATTGCTCAAAGATGAGCAAAAAGGATTAAGGTTATAATGGATTGATAACAAAAAGTTAATAGAATTTTACATGATTCACTATATGGTTGATGGCCACCACTCCCTCTCTTGATTGAAGATGTTCAGCAGCAAGCAATGCAGCAGTTCATCAGATCACAACATTTCCTGAGATTTTCTCACGCATCGACTCACTCTCTTCCTGAACTCCTCCTTGCTATCTCTCCATTGTTTCTACAGATATACAATCCAGAAGTGTTAGCAATGAGGCATACGAATAAACCAGAACAAGAAAGGGAAAAATTGATCATTGTATGCGTAATCACCAAGAAACTGATTAAAATGGACAGTCAATGCCACTATGGAAGCTCCAATATGCGCAATGTCATGTACACATATGAATGCAGTTATATCTACTCTGATATGACAAAGGTggcaactaaattaataaatccaCTGCAGAattccgaaaaaaaaaaaaaaaaaaaaaaagagacaatATTCTTGGGAATCCTTTACGAGTAATACCCAGAATTTTTGAATCATAAGAACTTATAAATGACAAGACTTCTAATTTTTGTCCTTCAAgtttaaaaatctcaaaatacgtTGTATTTCACTACTGTAAAAATTGCTGAATTGACTGTTTATAGGTTGTTTTACTGATTGTTCACCCTATTGGAAATGACCCACTGATGATGGCCAAATGATAGTAGAGAAGGTTGAGATAGTGATGAAGTAGTGGTGCTTCATTGGTTGGAGTGATGGTTAGATCAATGGTGACAACATTGGAGGTTCACCACAAGCAATGATGGCAATGGTTCATCAATTGCAATGATTGCATTTAGTCTTAAAATTCatgtataatatttaatattaaatccCATATTTTTCTCATATCAATAATCCATTATATTCGTAAATCCTATCTTAAAATATTCATATAATTTTCTGAAGTCATAGAATCTTAAATTCACCACATCAAGCCCTAGCAAAGAAACAAACCTCAAAAGCGATTGTGAAAAGGCATCTTTAACCAAAATAAATGATATCTTATACTTACCGCAGCGTCAACATTGGCAGGAGACTCATCGTTAGGACTTGAAAGCATTGATATGATGCTCAAAACAATGCTTTCGACCTGCAAATTAGAATcacattagaaaaaaaaattaaatagatttagtAACAGGACAATGAATAGCAAAAGGCAATGAGACCAGTTGGCCGACCAAGTACTACAAAAAGATTTAGAGAAAACATGCAACCtgattaaaaagaaaagaaaagaaaaattagtatAATAAGAAATACTTAGCAGTTAATTACTTGTCAGGATCAGGTCAAAGTCATACATCAACAAAATAAAATGCAGCATGTGATATCAATCTAATGCTATGAAATATTTCAAACTTTACTTCTTGAATTTCCTCTCATGCAAATGGCGAGTTAGATGTATTCCTTCAACAGTTAAATTTGTTCTTAGCAACTACTCCTTCATAACATCACTGCCAATTGGAACGTTTATTTGTAGTCATCTTTAGAGCGTAATGATGAATTCACTTCATGATACAGAAAGATATACACCATCAATGTCTGCCGCAAAGGAAAATATTACTCTCCACCCATCCTGCTTCACAAAGTTCTTTTCTGATTTTCCGACCTTCATTAGCTCCTCCCTTTGGGCAAAGAAACAAAgatgaattaagtaaaaaaaaatcacTTTCATTCCAACATTTACCATATCAACATCACTACCAATCTCCTTTTCCTTCACAAATTGGCTGCTCTAGTTTCCCATGCATAGGATGGGTTTACAATATTAAGGAATCCTAACCCAAGCAATCTCTTTTAAACTACAGTCGTGCCAGAGCTCAGGAAAGTGCACCTCAATCTGGGCTACAATTAAGCCCCTAAGAGCTGATGTGAAATTCAGTCCTGCAGTCATTTCAAGTTTCCGTCCTTACAGTTGCCCATCATCAAGATGCACTGCCAATCAGAACAGCCATCAGATGATCACGCCAGAAAGTTGATTAAAAACATGCATGAAGCAAAGAGTTACCATATGCATATCTCTGCTGGCACTCATCCTCATCCACGAATGAAGTAATCAGAACTGCAAGATGGCTTATCCAAATAATTGCAGCCGTCCAATGGTTAGATTATTAAGCAGTAGAAAACAACATATTTCATGAATAACGTGAGGCCATAATTACTGCGCAGCTTctagaattcacaacaaatacaAACAAAGAGAACAAGCAACCATAAGGAAAAGACATAAACAAATATAACCAAAGCAGTAAGCACATAATCCACCCAATAGTCAATTGGCAAAACCAAAAGCAGGTAAAAAAAAAGTCAACATATTTATCTCAAACCAGAAATATCAATGATAAATGCAACAACACAAAAACACAATAGCATCACATACTGTGTGGACTGGACTCCATCGCTCAGTCGCAAGCTCATAGCCATTTGGGTCATCGCCAGGTGGATGAAGAATTGATATGCAAACCTTTCCATCTGGGTAAACTGTTAATAGGTGACAACATTTTACCAGTTTGATCATCTCAAATATGCATGCTTTCAGGCATGCACCAATTTAAATTGTTAACATACAACTAAAACAGGAAAATTAAGAACCAAAGTACACACCATTTGGGTGCCACACCTCTGTAGTGAATCTTACAGTTGGAGGACTGATGGGATAGTTCTGTGGAAAGCTCATGATGGCACTAAAGAACCCACCTTCGCTGCAACAAGAGGATTGATTGTTAGTAAATAACGTATTTCAGTCCTCATTATCCAAAACACAACAGATTTGCTTGTCATGGAAGCTCTGGATACAGTTGTCCATAAAACAAAATATTAAGTTACACTTCTGGAAGCTCAGTTgtgttttatatatttttatataaacagATAAGTACCACTCTATAAGCCTCATGTCTGGATTATCACAAAACATACTATAGCAACAAAGCCCAAAAGCAAATAAATTCATAGATGGCTTCATTAGGTGATCAAATAATCTAAGTGAACAATATATACAAAGATTAGAACCTGTAACTGCTAGCTTCTCAAGAAGGGTGTTAAGAccataatcaaaatcaataatcACTGGAGTTCAAACTTCGATTATTCTAACaagaaaaatgtaaattttaacAATGACAAGGCCACAAGCAGTATACGTTCAATCTAATCGCCCCCAAAACAAAACCCAATAAGTCAATCAGTCACATTGAATTTCCATCATAAAACAAATAACAAGAATATCCAACAAACATGCGCAGCAAAGAGGCTATACCCAATAATCAAAGTCAGATAATCAAATAAACTAAGTGACTAATCAATACCAAGGCTAAGCACTAGCTTCTCAAGAAGGGTGTTAAGAtcataatcaaaatcaataattACTGCAGTTCAAACTTCAAAGATAcaaaaatttgaatattttaacAATGATAAGGCCAAAACCAGTATGGGTTCAATCTAATCGTCCCCAAGACAAAAACCCATAAACCCTGAAAACAAAATCAATCAGCCACATTAAAATTCCATCGTAAAACAAATAAGAAGAATATCCAACACATCCGCACAAAAGAGGCTAGACCTATAATCAGTCAGACAATCTAACACTCCTAAACAGAATTCAAAGGTAAAAAGAAAAATTCACAGGATATTTAAAACCCCAAACTTTAAATTCACAAAAGATATATAAAAGAATTGGTGCTCACTATAAGGTATCAGGGGGTCCCATAATTGAAACACTCCATTCAAATACATTGTTCTCATCGACTAAACCCGCAGAGAATCCATCAACGGGTTTCTTGCAGAGATCtgcaaatcaataattaaaaatcaTAACTTTTTTACAAAGAAAGAAAACCCAATTCGAAAACGAAAAAGGAAAAGGCAAATTTTGGTTGGTTGGTTCTTTCGGTTGTCGGACGTTGACCTTTGAGCTGCTTTTGGAGGAGAAGACTGCCTTGAGACGCCGCCATTTATTAGCTACCGACTACAGAGAGAGGGAGAAGAAGCTCAAAAAGAGAGACAACGAGATTAAATATAAGAGAAGGTCTTCCGCTTGGTAATTCCGTTGTGGGTATATGTTGAGGAGAGGAAGCAAGAAGGGAATTGCAAGTTCCGAAGCTTTCTCCTCTTTGCTTTCTATCCCTATAAAGTAAAAACCCAGGGCCAAGGTGAGTAGCCGAGTAGGCTATAGGGGGAAGGGGTCATGTGTGGGCCAAGTTTCGGATGtgccctttttaattttttttttttttgaaatttttgaaattttaatttagaatGGTCAATTCATAATTTCTCATTTTCTTTAAagaaccatatttatttatttatattttctcattattatttaaaaaaatagcagagatcattaataaattttgataaatgatgcttaataaatatatatatatatataagatatttttatgattattttattttgaaaaaatagaaaatttaaaattttataaaatttttatgttttgtatcataaattgatactaactttttgtaaaataattactttgtataaaatatattagattaatgaaCTTAATGATATGTACattaatatacatatataaataataatttcataaatcAATTTATGTGATAGAgacattatattaaattaattaattaaatttaataatattttacaataattattttataaaatatatatatcattttatgcaaaatttaagagataaaatatataaaaaagtttCCATTTTAATCTAGACTAActaattatagaaattattatatttttataattttaacactATTTAAATGTATggctatattaaaatataaataaaactattttttattaataaattactaataaatgTACTTTtataaatattctaaaatttgatGACATATGATTATAAAATCtacttttgaattaaaaaaaatgaaatttctagcttatataatttttactttaattataaaaataaaatactaacTTTTAAAATTCCAACCATCAACTTTTGGAGTGGGCAATATATGGTTGAAATTTAACATCTAGATTATAATCTATAGATAAACCAATAAGAAAGCATGCATTAACTTTATGAATTTAAGATTTTTTAATAACACTAAAATGTTtttaagtgaagttaaattttaattaataaaattgtaacaccccaaaattttaaattttataattttatgagtattattgatattttaattttatttaaattttaagaaattatttgaaatttttcggattttaaagatcgggttcgattttccgaaaatataaactttgatgatttttaaaaaattatttaaataccacgtggtaaaactaaaaatatatttggagtctacaaatttttctaagttttctagaattttttcgaaatttttggatctcattttcgatcccaaggcaaagtaaaaattcaaaattttatatcctaaatcgaaccggccgaatcgaaccggaccggtcaAATCGAgccggtcttcttctttttcttactCCTCCCCGCGCGGGTCGCGACCTCCCTCcccttctctcccgttttctctctcctccctcctccccttgccgcgccctCCCCGCCACCCCGGCCACGGCGCCATCCCACTGCCCCAGCCCACCGGCCAcagcctggaacgccggaaaatggcgcccgaagcgacgcgacgtgcaagcgcgccgcttcgtcttcccggccgaaatccggcCGATTCGGCCactaatcggaccgggtcttgtgtctaaactcatctactcgtcgagagctttccatagacaccaataacaccgaaatccattgagcggtttgtccaattttttgcccgggaagttttagcccattttgacttttgggctagatttctcgcaaaccgtgaaacccacgagaaaaccgagagtaccgaaGCGCTCCACTTATCGAGAGCTttgcggcgatataaatttcaaaattttccgacaccatttttcggtgggtcccacagaacttcgcagtgtttttccgagtatttaatgagcttagaaaatttcgtaaaatttatgtactaacccccgtgttatgggctttgtgtaggtatcttcaattcggggAAATTCGACAGTTATCCAAATCTGTGAATTTTCGGCTAGATAGACCGGCTAccagaaaaagtctccgaattggaccgaggttgtggctatccccccattgtcagacgtcttgAGCGCGtttccgaagtcggaatcggcaaaggtaaacccgaaccttgctttttcgtaattttctagtgcttaaataggattaaaaatctataaaatatttgtggtagcttagaaaattatgattcttttttcaatagcctagtaatattgctaaggaccgcggagcaaagttttagaatttttagagcttatttggccagtttttgcaaaaatgatcaattataaggactaaattgaaattttacatattgtgatgaatgactgtttggatgggcccaggaggggctgtgtgatgtgattgaattgtggatatatgagttgcaaatatagaagtgtgttttaagcccttttgcaggttgggtaggtcctaggtataggggagactctgccagattttcggcacggcttaggacgtatttggtcttttcatgatttgtattgagtcagttgtgttaaataattgtaatgtaattgtcaggtaagccgggacagccttcttcctccgcccagccgccacagtgactgctgtcatgtctatgagtaaaatattaattttaattgtaatttcgatattattatatgtttaagcatgcccatgcatcacttatatgtatgtatctatatagttaaactctatgcacgttttatgttgcattcataactgttaaagtgtcatagatgttgttgtggtaatttggagcagtgtgtgtgcattggcgtgcgtgtgatgtggtgtgtactatggataggacgggtagtcacggcttgagatcttcgctgggacccgatcctttgggggtagtcacggcttgagttcttcagtgggaccccgatttggtttattaagcgaaagtccggcttgagttcttcgctggcaccaggttggatttaagagagctgtataggggatcagctctcatatattatgattgatattactgggtgtgtgagtgctccaaattacctttttgctgttatgatgtgaatttattgctgatgttgcatttcactctacagggtgcattagtttcaaatagttatagagattatggttaaaattgatattttactctctgagtcgaacgctcactcctgttcaatatttttccaggccacaggaggatattttttaggttaacctgctttctccctcgcagattatttattcatgtttgtgtaattctgtaaatttctagaatttccgcatgtgttataaatatttaattgatttgggtctgtaatataaattgttattttggacttgtaaaattattatcacatgcatgtttgatggactggatgagggagctgagctctcatttatttttatgttgatatgagtatgtggagggtgagctgaactccccaattgagtatttattttgtttacagatcgggtgagtcaaaaactccccgttgaaaggtccattttgtagccggactctgtccggttgaattcttgaaattgggcccaaatgggccttagagttgggttaacgaatagttaggcttactacgggcctcgggggcattAGGCTGGCGCAGGTTCTAGTGACAAtctagcccataggttgggtcgtgacaaatgtggtatcagagcttaggctccatattcatagggaaaaattatctaagtgttgggaagagtctactaggagtcacatgcggaaaataggggagccttacaaacagataatcaatttcaagaagttggtgcctggtacttatgatgtgtcagatgatgcatatcggtttttagattcctgcaaacaggcaggaacagagttgcagttgactgatagaagacttatagagtgtatgcaacaTGTCatagggcctatgcctagacaatggatgaatgactacatattacctcggatggagggtttgtcgtggactcagtttgtgaaactgttcatcaatcggtttgtgccagaaagcttcagggattaaaagcagtgggcctttgaggccttaagacagaatggcaggtctgtagatgagtatactacagaatttctggaattgagcaggtatgcccctacaacagtatctacagaaactatgaaggtgaagagattcctaaaggggctggacaggaggtatgcaaacctggccatgatgtctgatcagtcttttgatgtggtagttgatcgagctaaacagatagagattagctatgctgtggatgacagcagtagggcaaagaaaaatagagcagagggttcttcaggtgttccccacatgggtactccaGATAGTGGTGGCTAGAGTAAtttcagaggaagaagtaggaacaagaagagtggttttagacacaaaccttgaGGGTTCGCACCGAGTGCAGATCCAGCGGTGGTCACGATTCAGTCTGGCAGCCtggtgcagttcagatcctccttggcaccttgtgcacaatgtggaagaggacattcagaccttgtatgatgggttcagagtatgcttgtgtgtggccaaccagtcactttgctagggaatgccccatgttcagcgagccacagatggggtcatagggttctgttgcaaatgtttctcgtcagttgtatccgggtgcttccaaagatggcatcgattcgatggccaacagggccgaggataagggggacgtggatttggaggcagatcaggaggtagaagtcagtatcagggttctgccactcatggtaggggtcaagctcgggttttcaccctgacccatcaggatgctcaggcttcaaatgcagttgtggcaggtattcttctggtctgttcctatgaggctcatgttttaatagatccgagtgctacgcactcatttgtctcccctgtgtttgccatgaggttgggtagaaaccctacaactttagaatgccatttgtcggtagctaccccacttagtgacaacatagatgtagatatagtTTTTCTGGGTAGCCCAGTAATAGTGGGCGGAAAGATCCTcctagcagacttggttcctc includes:
- the LOC110658646 gene encoding ubiquitin-conjugating enzyme E2 14 isoform X2; this translates as MAASQGSLLLQKQLKDLCKKPVDGFSAGLVDENNVFEWSVSIMGPPDTLYEGGFFSAIMSFPQNYPISPPTVRFTTEVWHPNVYPDGKVCISILHPPGDDPNGYELATERWSPVHTKLRSNYGLTLFMKYVVFYCLII
- the LOC110658646 gene encoding ubiquitin-conjugating enzyme E2 14 isoform X1; its protein translation is MAASQGSLLLQKQLKDLCKKPVDGFSAGLVDENNVFEWSVSIMGPPDTLYEGGFFSAIMSFPQNYPISPPTVRFTTEVWHPNVYPDGKVCISILHPPGDDPNGYELATERWSPVHTVESIVLSIISMLSSPNDESPANVDAAKQWRDSKEEFRKRVSRCVRKSQEML